A stretch of DNA from Salvelinus fontinalis isolate EN_2023a chromosome 17, ASM2944872v1, whole genome shotgun sequence:
TACATTATCAGCACCTGAGAGCGAATCGTATTTCAGTCTACATTATCAGCCCCTGAGAGTTAATCGTATTTCAGTCTACATTATCAGCACCTGAGAGTTAATCGTATTTCAGTCTACATTATCAGCACCTGAGAGTTAATCGTATTTCAGTCTACATTATCAGCCCCTGAGAGTTAATCGTATTTCAGTCTACATTATCAGCACCTGAGAGTTAATCGTATTTCAGTCTACATTATCAGCCCCTGAGAGTTAATCATATTTCAGTCTACATTATCAGCACCTGAGAGCGAATCGTATTTCAGTCTACATTATCAGCCCCTGAGAGTTAATCGTATTTCAGTCTACATTATCAGCACCTGAGAGTTAATCGTATTTCAGTCTACATTATCAGCACCTGAGAGTTAATCGATTTCAGTCTACATTATCAGCACCTGAGAGTTAATCGTATTTCAGTCTACATTATCAGCACCTGAGAGTTAATCGTATTTCAGTCTACATTATCAGCACCTGAGAGCGAATCATATTTCAGTCTACATTATCAGCACCTGAGAGCGAATCATATTTCAGTCTACATTATCAGTGTGCCACTTGACCAAAATAGCAGTTGCACTAGTAGCAGCACAGCAGTTGactgttttatttttatattgtctTGCCCAGCGCCCACTGAGCACCTGATAGCATCACTAGGACTGCAGATCCTTCTTTATGCAGTGTCTGTTTATGGGGGTAGCTTTGGGaatgggttggggggggggggtgttagctATGAGAatgggaggagggagtgaggagggggTGACTATCTTTATGACAATGAGAGGAGGGGGGGGTAAGGAAGGGTGAGGTGACGGTATCTCTATGGCGATGGGAGGAAGGGTGAGGGTTAGCTATGGCaatgggaggagggggagagaaagggtgagGACGAGGGGTGACAGTGTGAGGAGGGGGTGCCCTAGTCCAGTCTCTCAGTGACTAACAGAGAGGATTGACTCAGTCCTAAATAATAATAGTGACTGTCCAAACCCACTGCCCCAACACACCGCCACCCACCCTCCCAAAATAGACCCAACGTTCCCAGCGGGGGCAGCAGTCCTGATAAAAATCAGCTGTCACTAGAGCCACAGGACTAGAGACTAAAGAGAGGCACAGTGAcacgacaggcagacagagagccacagagaaagagatagagagagagaggggaacagccACAGTCAAAAAAGACTAACACTACAGAGAAACACAAACTATCCTAGAGGCATCACAGGAACTGTATCAGCCGACAACCAGCGGTTTGATCTGTATTCAGAGAGACAACCACAGCAGGAGAATAACAACTACACTGGCTGTAAGTATTATGGATTCAGTTACGGAAGTGTTTATTTTAGATTAAACAAGTTTATTCTAAATGAATGGTGCTGTAgattaaaaaacatttttgttcCAGTCGACGAGGAGGCTTTGTAGTACCATGTCAATAAGACAAAAGCTGGTGTTTGAGCTTGATTAAAGATGACAGTGAGTAAAATGAGGATTGGGATTTGGGGATATGGAGATATGGGGATTTGGGGATATGGAGATATGGGGATATGGAGATATGGGGATATGGAGATTTGGAGATATGGAGATATGGAGATATGGGGATATGGAGATATGGGGATATGGGGATATGGAGATATGGAGATATGGGGATATGGGGATATGGAGATATGGGAATGTTTGGATATGTGGATATGGGAATATTTTGATATGTGGATATGGGAATATGTGAATATGGGAATATTTTGATATGTGGATATGGGAATATGGGCTATGAGGATTTTCGGCTAAGGAAATAACTAATCTGTcatcaaaaatatgaataatTTAACCTAACATACATTGCCTGTCCGTTTAATGTTGTCTGCATCAACGATCAGTCTGCAGAGTTTAGTGTAATTAATTATTCTACATTTCTTTCATTTAATAGCAAATATTAATATAATAAAAGAAAAAAAGTGACAACTTAATCTTACCTGATGGGTCGTAGTCACCTTTGATGGATCAAATCCTGCTCCGTGACCACCCTGTCTTTGTCACACACTGAtatctaatgtgtgtgtgtgtgtgtgtgtgtgtgtgtgtgtgtgtgtgtgtgtgtgtgtgtgtgtgtgtgtgtgtgtgtgtgtgtgtgtgtgtgcgtgcgcgcacaCACTTGGGAGTCATATTAAGAAGGCTATATGCAGTCAGCCACCCAAGGTCATGGAACCAAGTGTCTTAGAGTTTTTCCCCATGGGTCATATTTGCAATTTCCTAAGTGAGTGGCTATCGTCTCTCAGACCCTAATCCTTAGATACGACAGGAATGGAGGATCAGAGGTCATGGTTGACAGACCTCCTCTCTGGAAACCTAAACGCGTCGTGATAGAGTTGATGTGGAATCAGCACAGGAAGAGCAATTGTAATAAAATCACAATGTATTTtattgaatccccccccccccccccccccagttggtATCGATTCCATTTTTAAAAATCAGCACATTTTTAAAGTCTGGTGGcattttcgggggggggggggggggattttccTAGACAACCATTTTGTAAACCGGTAGTAGTTTTATGACCTGTCTGTGAATCTGTAGCTACAATCGAAAGCAGCTGAGCTGGTTGGGAACAAATACCTACTGTATTTAGACATTATTTGGACACCTGTCAGTCGGGCAAAATCCCCACATTTCTGATCTGCTAATagcttctctctccattcctgtGCAGACAGAGAAGGGAATAGCTAGACTGGAAGAGCCAGGCCCCTTGGAAGTGATCTGACTGTGTGAAATAACTCAAAGATGTGCTGGCTTGGCTAAATGTGCGCTAGCCAGACAGCTAGCTAGCGAACATGTTAAAGAATACTTCAGTTGAGATTCATAGAATTGTCCATAGTTGGATTCCTCCTCTGTACAGCGGCAAAAGTCAGCTCTGCTCTTTCAAAAGAGAAATCATCAGGAAACACTCGTTGATTACGTTaatggttgtcactagttaccatagCCACAAAATCAAAATCGGTTATgtcgtaaaaattcatgaaaactccaatttaaggttagggttagccatAAGGTTAaaagtgtggttaaggttaggttaaaaatctgattttaagaagagaaattgcAGAAATAggtgactttgtggctgtggtaactagtgacgacagaAATACCGTTTCTGTTCCTCTCATCTTCAACTTAACTTATTAATAACACTTGATCAATAAACATCAAAAGCACGTTAATTGTTACCATATTCCCAGGAAGGGTTTCAATTTAAAGTTTGAGTTATCAATTAGCATGGGTCAAAGGACATAACCAATAGTGAACAACACTTTTATCAATAGCTGATCAATAAACATCAATAGCATTATTATTGTATTCCCAGTAAGTGTTCAGCTTGACCCAGGCACTTCGCTGGGGTTATGACCTCAGTCACAACTCGCATGACATTATGTTGTCTCATTCCATCTGCTCACCCAGCTATGGGGATGCTCTAAGTCCCGACTCGTGAGTGGCGCCAGTTAGTTGACCCGTCCTTTTGTCCGTCAAGAGCTTACTGCGTGAAAACGGACAGAGGTATGTTCGAATCTGGACATTAGTTACAGATGACGGGTCTATCCAGCAGGGCCCAGGCTACTGCTGACCCATTAAAAGCAGGCCTGTAGGGGCTTAGCGTCTGTTGTTTGGACTGACAGGACAGTGTGAAAATACACAGAGGCTAATGGGCTCTGGCCTACACACACTGGGGCTCGTGGCGTTTAGTGGTTGGGACTGCTATTGTTTCAATGTTTATATCGAATTGGGATGATGTTTTGTGTTAGATGCTAGTGTAGATGTTTGCCTCACTATATGTTATATGTACCTCTAGTGAATAGGGCATCTTGTGACACACAACGCTGCCAACATAGACGCAGGCTAGTAGCTGTGAAACATCACTTAACCCCATTTGTGTTTAAACGGGGAAAACTTGGCTGGCGCGATAGAATTGCAAGCATTCTAACGTTCTAGTATTGTGCCACAGTCACACAGCGACAGTCAGAGGGGATTCCATTCAGGCATTCTTCTGACCTGTTGTGTTTTGGTCAGGTATGGATGGCTGTAGTGGAGGTGAGTAACACCAACAATGTGCCTAAAACAAATCAGCCGTTTCTCCAGCTGAGCTAgcagttgttgttttttgttgttgtttgtttctgCCTCCAAGTCGTGATGGTCAGCCAATGGGATGGTGTTTGTTGAGTGTCTAAGGCAACTGGTGGCAGGTTGTAGCTGTGTGTGAGGCAGGACATGTTGTTTGTCATCCCGAACGACCAGAACATCCATCAAACTCTAGTTTTTGCTAACGTGTAGGTCCTTTCTCTGGTGTTGGTTAGGTCTTGACCCAGGcacttctgtacagcacttcgagatattagctgatgtacgaagggctatataaaataaacttgatttgagtcTAACCCATTCATTTAACAGAAATGACTCATATTTCATGTTATTAATAAAGCCATGTTTTCTAAGTGTATATTTTCCATTATTATAGCAACAATATTTATTTGTATCTGTAACAACTGATAATGCAACGACACTTGATAATGAAGTTAATACATTATTTCACGTTACAtaatttgttgtttgtttttgttcTAAAGGTCGATTATTTTGCAGAGTCAGTCCTCATGGCATATAAAGGCCCATGTCTAAGAGGGAATAGTTCCTAAAGTGTAACAATAGCAAACAGATAGGATAGCCACACATACCAACACCTcccagctatatatatatatatatatatatatatatatatatatatatatatatatatatatatatatatatatatatagactccATTATCAGCCAACCTCAGCATAGCCAACAACAGAGACACAGTTTATTAATGCTGTGCGGTGCATACCATACCACAGTGCACAGAAATATCACTGTCCTTATGTGGGTCACTGCACTTTTACACTGACTGTTACCGTACTGTATGTAAATCAACAAAAAGTGTCTACTATATTAAATTAAATATTAAAATATCTAATACAGCCTTTTGTTTTTAATCTCAATATCTAAtcctttctgggtaacaattaagtaccttactgtgattttttatttattttttaaatggtcaaaaaagaaacaaaaatagcttcttagcaaagatacATTTCTCTAGcgagaattttgctaggactatcTGGGAGTggcctgagtggggaggggaacaatgaaaacgaGCTGtgattggcagagaggtttggaactctctttcttattggtctaaaaCTCCATcctaccaaaacaggctgaaatttcaggcagtcttttcaaaccaCTCTTACACTAATAGGGAAATTATAATAATTTTCAcattattattccaacctcaagtgtcgaaatatatataaaacacaggacaatcacgtttttgactgcactgcacCTTTAAACAACCATACATTTCATTCCTTTCAATCATGTGCTAATTTTACAATTGTGTGTCTGTTTAATAATTGAAAGTTAttcttaagcaataaggcccgaggtggtgtggtatatggccaatataccatggctaagggctgttctgaagcacgacgcaacgtggaatatactgtctgatataccatggctgtcagccaatcagcattcagggatcgaaccacccagtttataatagacaACAAACAGCTATTGTATGTTACTGGAGCTGTAGCTACGGTATAGGCTAGGATACAAGCTGAGACCCAGACGACATTGATCAACATTATCAGAAGCTTTCATGAAATCAATTCCTAATCAATCAAtctatatatgtgtctgtgttgtagatgACAAGAGGCGTCTCCagctgagttatagagacacccCGTCAAGACAAGgtcgagacagagagaggacctcCGGCTCAGTGAGAGACAGATCAGCTCTATACCTGTCAAGAGTAGCAGCTGCCGAATCCCCGGGAAGctccacacacacagtgagtgcctggcattcctcccattcctccacacacaccacaaagaCGGACATAGGGACggacacacatacatgcacaaaattatacacacacacacactgggatcaAATGCCAGGCAGACCGGGGAATAGCCATCATTCTCAGGATTCAAAATTAGTTGCATTACTTTTCGAGCATTTGAACGAAATGATTATCTGAATTTTAAATTGCTTTGTTTTAATTCAACAGAAATCCAGCAGTTCCTCAGGAAAGAAGACTACAAGCAGCAAGGTATAATATGTTAATCTAACACAATGTGTGAGTGCTGTGAAATGAATATTAGAAAACATCCAACTCAGAGCTGATGGGCAATGGGTTTTGCATAACAACGGTGATGACGGTGGTCACATTAACAATCATTATTATTACTCGAACTCGGTCAAATACATACGGTAAATACTTTAATATACTTACATCTGTCCACATGTTAACATGGCAGTTATTCTACATGGTAAATGTATAATATCGATATGAAAAGCAAACACAAGGCAATAACAGAAACGGACAGAAATACCTTGCGTCAAACACTACTCAGTGACTTTAAGACATAGGCATTAGCGCTGCTCTGCTAACTGGTGTGAAGTTTGGCTAACCTTAGCTTGAGTGAAGATGGTTTGCTGTGAAAGACATCGAACAAGCACGGAGAAAAAGGTAAAGTATGGCTTCAATTGCTACACGCATGGCTACCTAACATTTTCTCGTCACTAACTAATACTACTCTCTAACCGACTGAATACTGACAATAACACAAAGACCCTTTTCTCTTTTCATTCCAAGATGGCCGAGATAGCCCCAAAAAACACAGTTTCAGAAGCATGTCACGAGGAAGATGACCTGTCTCTGCCTCCACCTCCCCCTATCCCACCCAGACCTCAGAACTATGAAGAGTCCCCAGCAACAGGTGGCCCCAACCAAGCCTTCATCCCCGTGCCGCCACCAAAGGAAACCTTCTCGACATTCTACCAACAGCGACAGAAGAATGAGCTGAAAAGACTCTTCAAACACATTCACCCAGACCTGAGGGAAAACATCAATGATGTAGTCGATGATGAGTTGGTTGCGGCGATGCAATCTGGAGGTGCCCAGACTGCAGCGGATGCAGGGTACCAGGGCGAGGTCCAGTCCATGAGGTGGATCTTTGAGAACTGGACCCTGGACAACATTGGGGACCACCCCCACATGACCAAGAAGCTTCTGGAAGATGAGACTCTTCAAGGCGGTGATGTCAGAGGAACATCCTCCATGTTCGAGCACTGCATGGTGGACGGAACCCAACAGTTTGTCCAAAGGCAGAGTTCAGTCCGAGGGGATGTCCGCACATCGACGTGGCTGTTTGAGACTCAGCCCATGGATACACTCAACAAACTCAAACCAGAGGAGGGCGAGCTGGTCGAGGCTGTTCTCAAGGAACCGATTCAGATTGGAGACGTGAGAGGAGCTCGGCTGCTCTTCGAATCCAAGCCACTGGACGCCTTAGGCCGTTGTAGCTCTGTAGAGGACCAGAGCTTCCTCAAGCTGAAGTCAGAGCTCCAGGAGCAGAAAGGAGATGTGAGGAAGACAGTGAAACTCTTCCAGGCCGATCCTTGCTGCGCCCTCAGAGACGCAAGCGGCAACATCCACAAGATTAAGTCCATCTGCAGAGAGGAGATCTGTAGCAGCAACATTAGCACGGCACGCTGGCTCTTCGAAACTAAGCCTCTGGACATCATCAACAAGGGGACATCCGGGATGCAGATCATCCGGGGGATATCGCTGGAGGAAGGGCAGAAAGGAGGGGTGGACAGGAAGAGATGGATGTTTGAGACTCAGCCATTCAACACCATCCGGGAGGAGGGCATAGAAGACCGGTTTCAGGGGACAGTGGTCGAAGTTGTGCCTGACGCTGATGTTGGGAACAAACTAAAGATGTTTGAGACCCAGCCCTTGGCAGCACTGAAAGGAGACTCCACAGAAGTAACTCTGGAGAAGGAGGAGATACTTGGAGGAGATGTCAAATCCTCCCTCTGGCTCTTCGAAACACAACCCATGGAAACATTGAAGGAACGCTATGAAGTTGGGCATTTGAAGAAAGTTATCCTCTCCACTGATGAACAAGGAGAAGTTAAAGGCAAAAAGCACATGTTCGAGAACTACAACATTAGAAAAGAGACCTTAGTCGGAGCAGAAATCCCAAGTAAAGATCATGAGATTGAGAAGGGTGACGTTAAATCATACAAGCATCTCTTCGAAACAATTCCCCTTTGCAATATCACCCAATCTCAGGAGGAAGTGCTGAACGGAAATACAGAAAACGACATCACGGCAGGAGATGTGAAAGGAAACAGAACGCTCTTCGAGACAACACCATTATATGCGATCAAAGACTGCTCTGGGAATTTCCACGAGGTCACAACTGTCAACAGAGAGGAGTCCATCAAAGGAAGTGTCCAAAATTACAAGTGGATGTTTGAGACCAAGCCCATTGACCAGTTTGAGGAGGGAAAGAAGAATGTTGAGGTTATCAAAGGAATCACCAGGCAGGAGGATATGTCAGGAGATGTCAAGATGGCCAAGTGGCTCTTTGAGACACAGACCATTGATGGCATCCATTCCAAGTTCAACCAGTCAGAGCAGCAGCAGAATTCAACAGAGCAACAGAAGGAGACTAGGAAAGGTGATGTCAAGACCTGCAAGTGGCTGTTCGAGACTCAGCCTATGGACATTTTGTACGACAAATCAGAAAAGATCCCAgataaagaagaagaagagattgAGAATACCAAAGTGAAGTCTGTCACTTGGCTTTTTGAATCACAGGCTCTGGATAGCATTAAAGACAGTGAGGAGCAAAGTTTTAAATTATGCAGTACCGTTCAGGATGGTGTCAAGGCTGAGGTTGGTGTGAAAACAGTGAAGCACCTTTTCGAGACAGAGACTCTAGATAGGATAAGGaaggacacagacacagagcaagATGTTAGATATGTCAGCGAGTTGCATGTCCAGTCTGGCGATGTCTCTAGGGTAAAGGAGATCTTCGAGTCCAAGTCCTTAGATGAAATAGGTTCAGAGTCTATAAAAGTGTGCGATGAAGACGAAAGCATTCAGAAAGGATCCGTGCGTAAATGCACCTGGCTTTTTGAGAACCGTCCCATCAACACGATCAACGACAAGGAGGAAAATGGCCCAGACATGCATTGTGTCAACGACATGGAGGGTGGTGACGTCcataacaagaagttcatcttcgAAACATTCTCTCTGGACAAGATCCATGATAAAGATCAGTTTCTGGAACACAGGTCGGAATCTGTGGAAAAGCCAGTGAGCAATGTCGATGTCAAGTCCAGCACCATGCTATTTGAATCCCAGCCACTGTACGCCATTAGAGACAAGGAAGGCCAGTTCCACGAGGTTACCACAGTCCAGAAGGAGGAAGTGATGAGTGGCGATGTGAGAGGAGCTCGGTGGATGTTCGAGACGAAGCCCCTCGATGCCATCAAGGCGGAAAAGGAGATCTACGTGATCCGAGCTGTCACCCAGGAAGATGTAAAAAAGGGTGATGTCAAGTCAGCCAGGTGGAAGTTCGAGACCCAGCCTCTGGACTCCCTAACAGCTAAGGAGGAAGACGAGGAACCCACAGTCAAGGTTGTGGAAGACTTCGGAAACCGAAATGTGAAGCTCAACAAACAGCTCTTCGAGTCTGACCAGTCAGCCAGTAAGAAGTATGTGAGGATGGTTAGTGTGACAGATGTTCAGCAAGGCGATGTCAGGACGTCCACCTGGCTCTTTGAGAACCAGCCCATCGACAGGCTGAAGGGAGAGCCAGAGGAGCAGGGCCCTGTCCAGACGGTCcacagagaagacaacaacaaAGGAGAGGTGAAACGCTGCACGTGGCTGTTTGAATCCCAGACGCTGGACAAGATCAAGGATACTGAATCCAATATGAATGCAGCACAGGTCGTTGAGGAGGAGATCCCAAAAGCAGATGTGAAGAGCACAACCTGGCTGTTTGAGACCACACCGTTAGACAAAATTGTCACAGTTGAAAGTGTGATTGACACGCTGTCTCGTCTACATCAGCTTGAATTCATCCACTCAAGTGGAATCTTAATAGAGGCAAAAGAGATCACAAACGTCAACATGGTTAAATACCAATTTATTAAAACTGAGGGAGCACAGATTCAGAAGGAGGAGATAGTTGAAGGGAACATCAGAAACATCATGCTACAGTTATTGTCCAGATCGACCCTGAAGCCCCAGATCACTCTTCTAAAAGAGGTAGAACAGGGTAAAGTTCAGACAACAGTATTAGAAGTCGCAGTCAATCAGCCAGCGTCAACGAACCAAGACAAAGATCAAAGTGTACAGAAACTCATCGAAAGCTTGCTTGTTCAAGATAAGCTGCTGAAGAAGGGGATCGTCATGCAGGAATCTGAGGGAGGACATGTAGAGATGACTGTTTACTCCCTTCATTGTCAAACTAAAATGGATAGTCAAGACATTACAAGGGGAGATGTGAAGTCAACTATAGGCAACCTGTTAGCTACTGCTAACAATCAGAGGACAACCGCTTCATGTAGACTAGATGAAAATGAAAAGGGAAATGTTGACTTATACAGGAGTTGCATAGAGAAAGGAGATCTCCAAAAACTGAAGAGTCTTCAAATACAGCAATCAGAATTGGATGAACTTGACCTCATGACAAAGGAACAGATTGAGATTGTGCAAGGCGATGTGAAGGAGGCGAAG
This window harbors:
- the xirp1 gene encoding xin actin-binding repeat-containing protein 1, with translation MNTLRKSQSLRSLSGSGVQERSWETSKSSLWDNKKSVSQLVQQYQSCVELSTSETNEEKIKASLSFSSSREETPVGLVSPWRRLASRRDQVDRLGTDSGSFLLSRSRSMDHLPQRDRAPEGTSALRALFESKATLLEDFYSSPRLNVASPASRVVAGIQCSEKEKDRPLGARRGYTTEGTHGRKDNSQSERRKTISGVPESSVRGSRITTPDDKRRLQLSYRDTPSRQGRDRERTSGSVRDRSALYLSRVAAAESPGSSTHTKSSSSSGKKTTSSKMAEIAPKNTVSEACHEEDDLSLPPPPPIPPRPQNYEESPATGGPNQAFIPVPPPKETFSTFYQQRQKNELKRLFKHIHPDLRENINDVVDDELVAAMQSGGAQTAADAGYQGEVQSMRWIFENWTLDNIGDHPHMTKKLLEDETLQGGDVRGTSSMFEHCMVDGTQQFVQRQSSVRGDVRTSTWLFETQPMDTLNKLKPEEGELVEAVLKEPIQIGDVRGARLLFESKPLDALGRCSSVEDQSFLKLKSELQEQKGDVRKTVKLFQADPCCALRDASGNIHKIKSICREEICSSNISTARWLFETKPLDIINKGTSGMQIIRGISLEEGQKGGVDRKRWMFETQPFNTIREEGIEDRFQGTVVEVVPDADVGNKLKMFETQPLAALKGDSTEVTLEKEEILGGDVKSSLWLFETQPMETLKERYEVGHLKKVILSTDEQGEVKGKKHMFENYNIRKETLVGAEIPSKDHEIEKGDVKSYKHLFETIPLCNITQSQEEVLNGNTENDITAGDVKGNRTLFETTPLYAIKDCSGNFHEVTTVNREESIKGSVQNYKWMFETKPIDQFEEGKKNVEVIKGITRQEDMSGDVKMAKWLFETQTIDGIHSKFNQSEQQQNSTEQQKETRKGDVKTCKWLFETQPMDILYDKSEKIPDKEEEEIENTKVKSVTWLFESQALDSIKDSEEQSFKLCSTVQDGVKAEVGVKTVKHLFETETLDRIRKDTDTEQDVRYVSELHVQSGDVSRVKEIFESKSLDEIGSESIKVCDEDESIQKGSVRKCTWLFENRPINTINDKEENGPDMHCVNDMEGGDVHNKKFIFETFSLDKIHDKDQFLEHRSESVEKPVSNVDVKSSTMLFESQPLYAIRDKEGQFHEVTTVQKEEVMSGDVRGARWMFETKPLDAIKAEKEIYVIRAVTQEDVKKGDVKSARWKFETQPLDSLTAKEEDEEPTVKVVEDFGNRNVKLNKQLFESDQSASKKYVRMVSVTDVQQGDVRTSTWLFENQPIDRLKGEPEEQGPVQTVHREDNNKGEVKRCTWLFESQTLDKIKDTESNMNAAQVVEEEIPKADVKSTTWLFETTPLDKIVTVESVIDTLSRLHQLEFIHSSGILIEAKEITNVNMVKYQFIKTEGAQIQKEEIVEGNIRNIMLQLLSRSTLKPQITLLKEVEQGKVQTTVLEVAVNQPASTNQDKDQSVQKLIESLLVQDKLLKKGIVMQESEGGHVEMTVYSLHCQTKMDSQDITRGDVKSTIGNLLATANNQRTTASCRLDENEKGNVDLYRSCIEKGDLQKLKSLQIQQSELDELDLMTKEQIEIVQGDVKEAKKNLQKQKDQVERTISDVLPGDVKNAKRVFSTEGSIDLSVENCISKEEIIRGDISSAKQQLALKQTLSMEKEEIVAGDIKATLQSLERAKQQSMHLERDIITPGTIYDMDLATQGPESEGNQTQKEEIVSGDVKAAKQSLELAKNQSLCVERDIIVPGKIYNVNISSQEQSSTTVRQSASSSTSRSQRITTTFRK